In one window of Nitrospira sp. DNA:
- a CDS encoding D-alanine--D-alanine ligase produces the protein MKGVDVTERKPLTRSKIGVLMGGQSSEREVSLKTGEAVYRSLVRSGYDAVAIDVGPDLSKTLQEQAVEIGFLALHGPGGEDGAIQGFLETLGIPYTGSGVRASAIGMHKVVTKTELAAQGIPVPRGTVVLRGTAPSLNRVLSTCKLKLPVVVKPASQGSTIGVTIVRKPSQWKEALRTAHRYDEEAMVEAFIPGHEVTVSLLGGPDGVVTGLPAVEIVAPDGFYDFSAKYEKGRTQYLCPAPLPAAVTRQIKQLAIRTYQALGCSGAARVDFRITPKGKPFVLEINTVPGMTETSLLPMAAGKAGLSYDVLTERILQSALGRAGIGSFRAVR, from the coding sequence ATGAAGGGAGTGGATGTGACGGAACGGAAGCCGCTGACACGTTCAAAAATCGGAGTCCTGATGGGCGGTCAATCGTCTGAACGGGAAGTATCGCTGAAGACCGGCGAGGCTGTGTATCGCTCGCTGGTGCGAAGCGGCTACGACGCAGTGGCCATCGATGTCGGCCCGGATCTGTCCAAGACGCTGCAGGAGCAGGCGGTTGAGATCGGGTTTCTGGCGCTGCACGGACCGGGAGGCGAAGACGGCGCGATCCAGGGGTTTTTGGAAACCCTCGGCATCCCCTATACGGGATCCGGTGTCCGGGCCAGCGCCATCGGGATGCATAAGGTGGTGACCAAGACGGAATTGGCCGCTCAGGGCATTCCGGTCCCGCGCGGGACGGTGGTGCTTCGCGGCACGGCTCCCAGTCTGAATCGAGTGCTGAGCACCTGTAAGTTGAAGTTGCCGGTGGTCGTGAAGCCGGCGAGCCAGGGATCCACGATCGGAGTGACCATTGTCCGGAAGCCGTCGCAATGGAAGGAAGCTCTTCGCACGGCGCACCGGTATGACGAAGAAGCGATGGTCGAGGCGTTTATCCCTGGACATGAGGTCACGGTGTCGCTTCTGGGCGGCCCCGACGGAGTGGTGACCGGGTTGCCGGCCGTGGAGATCGTGGCGCCGGATGGATTTTATGACTTCTCGGCCAAGTATGAGAAAGGTCGAACCCAGTACCTGTGCCCGGCGCCGCTCCCGGCCGCAGTCACTCGGCAGATCAAGCAACTGGCGATCCGGACCTATCAGGCCTTGGGATGCAGCGGGGCGGCCCGGGTTGATTTCCGTATCACGCCCAAGGGCAAGCCGTTTGTGCTTGAGATCAACACCGTGCCGGGAATGACGGAGACGAGTCTGCTGCCGATGGCGGCGGGGAAGGCCGGATTGTCGTACGACGTATTGACGGAGCGAATTCTCCAGTCCGCGCTCGGGCGGGCCGGAATCGGATCATTTCGAGCCGTGA
- a CDS encoding UDP-N-acetylmuramate--L-alanine ligase, whose amino-acid sequence MFRKTQHIHLVGIGGSGMSGIAEVLLTLGYKVSGSDLSQSETTRRLEELGGRIAIGHHESNIGEAQVVVISSAVAAANPEVVAAKARQIPVIPRAEMLAELMRLKFGVAIAGAHGKTTTTSMVANVLAQGGLDPTMVIGGKVNALGSHARLGRGDLLIAEADESDGSFLRLAPTIAAVTNIDREHLDHYGTMEKLNDSFLEFVNKVPFYGLAVLCSDDERLRSLLPRVVKRYQTFGLHEHPGHVPDFRATDISLRQWGSEFRVFFRGRNLGPFRLSIPGIHNVSNSLVAIAIGMELDIPVDLIRKGLAAFSGVERRFHLRGEKSGIMVVDDYGHHPTEVRATIAAAKQGWDRRVVVLFQPHRYSRSRDLMQEFAHAFDQADALFMTEIYAAGEQPIPGVSGAKLVEAVQAAGHPSATFVERKDTLAEQVLPTLKSGDLVITLGAGDIWKAGLAILERLPA is encoded by the coding sequence ATGTTTAGAAAGACACAACATATTCACCTGGTGGGCATCGGCGGATCCGGGATGAGCGGGATCGCCGAGGTGTTGTTGACGCTCGGGTATAAGGTGAGTGGATCGGATCTCAGTCAGTCGGAAACGACGCGCCGGCTTGAGGAATTAGGGGGGCGCATCGCGATCGGTCATCACGAGTCCAATATCGGGGAGGCGCAGGTCGTGGTGATCTCCTCCGCAGTGGCCGCCGCTAATCCCGAAGTGGTCGCGGCAAAAGCCCGGCAGATTCCGGTCATCCCGCGTGCGGAGATGTTGGCGGAGCTGATGCGGCTCAAGTTCGGCGTCGCGATCGCCGGCGCCCATGGGAAGACGACGACGACCTCGATGGTGGCCAATGTGCTCGCGCAAGGCGGATTGGATCCCACCATGGTGATCGGGGGCAAGGTAAATGCGCTGGGGAGCCATGCGCGGCTGGGGCGCGGCGATTTGCTCATTGCGGAAGCGGATGAAAGCGACGGGTCGTTTCTGCGACTCGCCCCGACCATTGCCGCCGTCACCAATATCGACCGCGAGCACCTGGACCACTACGGGACCATGGAAAAGTTGAACGACAGTTTTCTGGAATTCGTGAACAAGGTGCCGTTCTACGGCTTGGCCGTGTTGTGCTCCGACGATGAACGGCTGCGAAGTCTGTTGCCGCGCGTGGTGAAGCGTTATCAGACTTTCGGCCTGCACGAACACCCCGGCCATGTGCCCGACTTTCGCGCCACCGACATCAGCTTGCGGCAATGGGGGTCGGAGTTCCGGGTGTTTTTCCGCGGACGCAACCTCGGCCCGTTCAGGTTGTCCATTCCCGGCATTCACAATGTGTCGAATTCACTGGTCGCGATCGCCATCGGCATGGAGTTGGATATTCCGGTCGATCTCATTCGGAAAGGCCTCGCGGCGTTCAGCGGGGTGGAGCGACGGTTCCACCTGCGCGGGGAGAAGTCCGGCATCATGGTGGTGGACGATTATGGGCATCATCCGACCGAGGTACGGGCCACGATCGCGGCCGCGAAGCAGGGGTGGGATCGACGCGTGGTCGTGTTGTTCCAGCCCCATCGCTACAGCCGTTCTCGCGATCTGATGCAGGAATTCGCCCATGCGTTCGACCAGGCGGATGCGCTCTTCATGACGGAAATTTATGCGGCGGGTGAACAGCCCATTCCCGGCGTGTCCGGCGCGAAGCTGGTGGAGGCGGTGCAGGCGGCCGGGCATCCTTCGGCCACCTTCGTGGAGCGCAAGGACACCCTGGCGGAGCAGGTGCTGCCGACCCTGAAATCCGGGGATCTCGTGATTACCCTCGGCGCAGGGGATATCTGGAAAGCGGGATTGGCGATTCTTGAGCGATTGCCGGCGTAG
- the murB gene encoding UDP-N-acetylmuramate dehydrogenase, which yields MSRAAGKDHAARTRKDWARILEGVRGTVTYEASLQAYTSFRIGGPAEVLVEPADVEDLCRVVAQARAEHVPVFVVGGTNLLVRDGGIRGIVVSLRQFKAIRQEPDQVLYAEGGVGMPTLIGYAIRRSLAGLEWGAGIPGTVAGCVVMNAGTRLGEMKDSVKAVRMVDPRGRVVDIPAADIPFSYRRAHLPRGIVAGVWVQLRPGDHDRIEKTVKDYLQYRKQTQPLTLPSAGCVFKNPPQDSAGRLVDAAGLKGARIGDAQVSDKHANFMVNVGHARAADVLALIKKVRAAVKKVSGVKLELELKVVGEA from the coding sequence GTGTCACGTGCGGCGGGCAAAGATCATGCGGCAAGAACCAGGAAAGACTGGGCGCGTATTCTTGAAGGGGTTCGTGGAACGGTCACGTACGAGGCCTCGCTGCAGGCCTATACTTCATTCCGCATCGGTGGCCCGGCGGAAGTCCTGGTGGAGCCGGCCGATGTGGAGGACCTTTGCCGGGTGGTGGCACAGGCTCGCGCGGAACACGTTCCGGTCTTTGTGGTGGGCGGGACCAATCTGCTCGTTCGTGACGGGGGCATCCGCGGGATCGTGGTTAGCCTGCGGCAATTCAAAGCCATCCGCCAGGAACCGGACCAGGTGCTCTATGCAGAAGGGGGCGTGGGCATGCCGACGTTGATCGGATATGCCATTCGCCGGTCACTCGCCGGTTTGGAATGGGGCGCCGGGATTCCCGGGACCGTGGCGGGGTGCGTCGTGATGAATGCAGGCACACGCCTGGGTGAAATGAAGGATTCCGTCAAGGCCGTCCGGATGGTAGATCCTCGCGGCCGGGTGGTGGATATTCCCGCCGCGGATATTCCGTTCAGTTATCGACGGGCGCATCTGCCGCGCGGCATCGTGGCGGGAGTCTGGGTGCAGTTGAGGCCCGGCGATCACGACCGGATTGAAAAGACAGTGAAGGACTATCTGCAATATCGCAAGCAGACCCAGCCGCTCACCTTGCCGAGCGCCGGGTGCGTGTTTAAGAACCCTCCGCAGGACTCCGCCGGTCGCCTGGTGGACGCGGCGGGCCTGAAGGGGGCCCGCATCGGAGATGCACAGGTCTCGGACAAGCACGCGAATTTTATGGTGAACGTCGGCCATGCGCGCGCGGCCGATGTGCTGGCCTTGATCAAGAAGGTTCGCGCGGCCGTGAAAAAGGTGTCGGGCGTGAAGCTGGAATTGGAACTGAAGGTGGTCGGTGAGGCCTGA